From one Sorangium aterium genomic stretch:
- a CDS encoding class I SAM-dependent methyltransferase produces MIVQLGKTSLTWTRADLEAKLAGHARVLIDVGTGDGRFVYRSAGAHPDTYCIGVDPAGERMREVSWRASRKVARGGRPNALFVVASVQALPAELTGLAHTLTLNFPWASLLSALVLPEAPVIEALRQLVRPGGELIALLNQSVFDDRPYAARLGLPELSEAWVDDTLRPAYRAAGFEIRTSELVEGDMPHQTSWGQHLTLASGRRTRLLTAEAIG; encoded by the coding sequence ATGATCGTGCAGCTCGGCAAGACGTCCCTCACGTGGACGCGCGCGGACCTCGAGGCGAAGCTCGCCGGCCACGCGCGCGTCCTCATCGACGTCGGTACGGGCGACGGCCGCTTCGTGTACCGCTCGGCCGGCGCCCACCCCGACACGTACTGCATCGGCGTCGATCCCGCGGGGGAGCGGATGCGCGAGGTGTCGTGGCGCGCCAGCCGCAAGGTCGCCCGAGGCGGCCGGCCGAACGCGCTCTTCGTCGTCGCGTCCGTGCAAGCGCTGCCGGCGGAGCTCACCGGGCTCGCCCACACCCTCACGCTCAATTTCCCCTGGGCCTCGCTGCTCTCGGCCCTCGTGCTGCCCGAGGCGCCGGTGATCGAGGCGCTGCGCCAGCTCGTCCGGCCGGGCGGAGAGCTCATCGCGCTGCTCAACCAGAGCGTCTTCGACGACCGGCCCTACGCGGCGCGGCTCGGGCTCCCCGAGCTCTCGGAAGCGTGGGTCGACGACACGCTGCGCCCCGCCTACCGCGCCGCGGGCTTCGAGATCCGGACGAGCGAGCTCGTCGAGGGGGATATGCCGCACCAGACCAGCTGGGGACAGCACCTCACGCTCGCGTCGGGCCGGAGGACGCGCCTGCTCACGGCCGAGGCGATAGGCTGA
- the pepN gene encoding aminopeptidase N has product MTETTGGPGRDVLTQTEAEERAARIGNARYELSLDLSRDARGYRGEAVAYFDVRGHGDTFIDFRGRRIERLEINGVEVEPAWSDCRIVLPGRLLAPETRVRVVYENDYDHTGDGFHHFRDPEDGEDYLYSDLEPFSAHRVFPCFDQPDIKASYRLSVTAPEDWEVIGNARVSRTFGAGLGRMTRVFEETTRFSTYVFALIAGPYSGVRDEHRGIPLGLYCRRSLARHLDAEELFTITKQGFDFYPEFFDYPYPFSKYDQVFVPEFNAGAMENVGAVTHSERMIFRDPPTDHQRLTRAEVLLHEMAHMWFGNLVTMRWWNDLWLNESFATYMAFLAMDQATRFKPAAWKAFNVMKSWAYRQDQLVTTHPIAGELADTEQTFLNFDGITYGKGAAAMKQLVAAIGLPAFREGMRRYFKRYQYGNATLREFLSALEEGSGRDLGAWSRLWLEKASLNTLTTEWEPEGDRIGRLRVLQTAPADYPILRPHRIDVALAREEDGALVVDSVPAEIDGAATEIAAARGQRAPLLVFPNHNDLTFAKIALDPASLAFVREHMGRVEDPLLRQLLWSSLWSMVRDQKLASPAYLALVRDKLPAEPDLSLVDPVLTNAATALARYVPDPLREAEASAFTGLALAALRAAPRGDAQIVWARALFNAAYSAPDLALAARLADGEIEVEGLEIDQEMRWTVAVKWIARGMKGAEERLAAERERDPSDRGQRAALRAETARPDPAAKAAAWARFHEDGYGSLHLTGAAMSGFNWSFQRALLDPYAQAFFERVQQVFETRTHEFASAYFTHLFPSYRVDRDLLARAEARTAALGRAPDGAPATPRLPMLVRMLREASDDLVRALACREVAAASAEGHRPGGGGALG; this is encoded by the coding sequence ATGACGGAGACGACCGGCGGCCCTGGAAGGGACGTGCTCACCCAGACAGAGGCCGAGGAGCGCGCCGCGCGCATCGGCAATGCGCGCTACGAGCTCTCCCTCGACCTCTCGCGCGACGCCCGCGGTTACCGCGGCGAGGCGGTCGCGTACTTCGACGTCCGCGGCCACGGCGACACGTTCATCGACTTCCGCGGCCGGCGCATCGAGCGGCTCGAGATCAACGGCGTCGAGGTCGAGCCCGCGTGGTCCGACTGCCGCATCGTCCTCCCGGGGAGGCTGCTCGCCCCGGAGACGCGCGTGCGCGTCGTCTACGAGAACGACTACGATCACACCGGCGACGGCTTCCATCACTTCCGCGACCCGGAGGACGGCGAGGACTACCTCTACTCGGACCTCGAGCCGTTCAGCGCGCACCGCGTGTTCCCCTGCTTCGATCAGCCGGACATCAAGGCGAGCTACAGGCTCTCCGTCACCGCGCCCGAGGACTGGGAGGTCATCGGCAACGCCCGCGTCAGCCGCACGTTCGGCGCGGGCCTCGGCCGTATGACGCGGGTGTTCGAGGAGACGACCCGGTTCAGCACCTACGTCTTCGCGCTGATCGCCGGCCCGTACAGCGGCGTCCGCGACGAGCACCGCGGGATCCCCCTCGGGCTCTACTGCCGCAGGTCGCTCGCGAGGCACCTCGACGCCGAGGAGCTCTTCACGATCACGAAGCAGGGCTTCGACTTCTACCCGGAGTTCTTCGACTACCCCTACCCCTTCAGCAAGTACGACCAGGTCTTCGTCCCGGAGTTCAACGCCGGGGCCATGGAGAACGTCGGCGCCGTGACCCACAGCGAGCGCATGATCTTCCGGGACCCGCCGACGGACCACCAGCGCCTCACGCGCGCGGAGGTGCTCCTCCACGAGATGGCCCACATGTGGTTCGGCAACCTCGTGACCATGCGGTGGTGGAACGATCTCTGGCTGAACGAGAGCTTCGCCACGTACATGGCCTTCCTCGCGATGGACCAGGCGACCCGGTTCAAGCCGGCCGCGTGGAAGGCGTTCAACGTCATGAAGAGCTGGGCCTACCGGCAGGACCAGCTCGTGACGACGCACCCCATCGCCGGGGAGCTCGCCGACACGGAGCAGACGTTCCTCAACTTCGACGGCATCACGTACGGTAAGGGCGCCGCCGCGATGAAGCAGCTCGTCGCGGCGATCGGCCTCCCGGCCTTCCGCGAGGGGATGCGCCGGTACTTCAAGCGCTACCAGTACGGCAACGCGACGCTGCGCGAGTTCCTGTCCGCGCTGGAGGAGGGCTCGGGCCGCGACCTCGGCGCGTGGTCGCGCCTCTGGCTGGAGAAGGCGTCCCTCAACACGCTGACAACCGAGTGGGAGCCCGAGGGCGACCGCATCGGCCGGCTCCGCGTGCTGCAGACGGCGCCGGCCGACTACCCGATCCTCCGGCCGCACCGCATCGACGTCGCGCTGGCGCGCGAGGAGGACGGCGCGCTCGTCGTCGACTCCGTCCCCGCGGAGATCGACGGCGCGGCGACCGAGATCGCCGCCGCGCGGGGGCAGCGGGCGCCGCTCCTCGTGTTCCCCAACCACAACGATCTCACGTTCGCGAAGATCGCGCTCGACCCGGCCTCGCTCGCGTTCGTGCGCGAGCACATGGGCCGCGTGGAGGATCCGCTCCTGCGCCAGCTGCTCTGGTCGTCGCTCTGGAGCATGGTGCGCGACCAGAAGCTCGCCTCCCCCGCGTACCTCGCGCTGGTGAGGGACAAGCTGCCCGCCGAGCCGGACCTCTCGCTCGTCGACCCGGTGCTCACGAACGCGGCGACGGCGCTCGCGCGCTACGTGCCGGATCCGCTGCGCGAGGCCGAGGCGAGCGCGTTCACGGGCCTCGCCCTCGCGGCCCTGCGGGCGGCCCCCCGCGGCGACGCCCAGATCGTGTGGGCGCGGGCGCTCTTCAACGCGGCGTACTCCGCGCCGGACCTCGCGCTGGCCGCGCGCCTCGCGGACGGCGAGATCGAGGTGGAGGGCCTCGAGATTGACCAGGAGATGCGCTGGACGGTCGCCGTGAAGTGGATCGCGCGCGGCATGAAGGGCGCGGAGGAGCGGCTCGCGGCCGAGCGCGAGCGCGACCCGTCCGATCGCGGCCAGCGCGCCGCGCTGCGCGCCGAGACGGCGCGGCCGGATCCGGCGGCGAAGGCCGCGGCGTGGGCGCGCTTCCACGAGGACGGGTACGGCTCGCTGCACCTCACCGGCGCGGCCATGTCGGGCTTCAACTGGTCGTTCCAGCGCGCGCTGCTCGATCCGTACGCGCAGGCGTTCTTCGAGCGGGTGCAGCAGGTCTTCGAGACGCGGACGCACGAGTTCGCGTCCGCGTACTTCACCCATCTGTTCCCCTCGTACCGCGTCGATCGGGACCTCCTCGCCCGCGCGGAGGCGCGGACCGCAGCGCTCGGGCGGGCCCCGGACGGCGCGCCGGCGACGCCGCGGCTGCCGATGCTGGTCCGGATGCTCCGCGAGGCGAGCGACGACCTCGTGCGGGCGCTCGCCTGCCGGGAGGTCGCGGCGGCGAGCGCCGAGGGGCACCGCCCGGGGGGCGGGGGCGCCCTCGGCTGA
- a CDS encoding Uma2 family endonuclease produces the protein MERAPVSWVIDPDDPRAPPQEIWDKMTPEERQRVVDALPSELEISEVSPPEGDFHFNAKVAARDTLSGFFQSIGKRVYLACELPVYYPAGRMVAPDLIAVRDVDVKERACWSVSAEGKGVELALEILWNERSKEELENLAARYASLGIPEYFVFDRRRRRLRGFRLAQGSARYEPIARRAGLLTSAVLDLDLGVEGDRLCFYHALARLPEPREVLARLGAMVNDLMGLREEAEQRLDEAERRIEDTRQRAEEAEWRLAEALAELERFRRERG, from the coding sequence GTGGAGCGCGCGCCGGTATCCTGGGTGATCGACCCCGACGATCCGCGGGCCCCGCCGCAGGAGATCTGGGACAAGATGACCCCCGAGGAGCGGCAGCGCGTCGTCGATGCGCTCCCGTCGGAGCTCGAGATCTCCGAGGTGAGCCCGCCCGAGGGCGACTTCCACTTCAACGCCAAGGTGGCGGCCCGGGACACGCTGAGCGGGTTCTTCCAGAGCATCGGCAAGCGCGTGTACCTCGCGTGCGAGCTGCCTGTCTACTACCCGGCAGGGCGCATGGTCGCGCCGGATCTCATCGCCGTGCGCGACGTCGACGTGAAGGAACGCGCCTGCTGGTCCGTGAGCGCCGAGGGCAAGGGGGTCGAGCTGGCGCTGGAGATCCTCTGGAACGAGCGGAGCAAGGAGGAGCTCGAGAACCTCGCCGCCCGCTACGCGTCGCTCGGGATCCCCGAGTACTTCGTCTTCGACCGCCGGCGCCGCCGGCTGCGCGGCTTCCGCCTCGCCCAGGGCAGCGCGCGCTACGAGCCGATCGCCCGGCGGGCGGGCCTGCTCACGAGCGCCGTGCTCGACCTGGACCTGGGCGTGGAGGGCGACCGGCTGTGCTTCTACCACGCGCTGGCCCGGCTGCCGGAGCCGCGCGAGGTGCTCGCAAGGCTCGGTGCGATGGTGAACGACCTGATGGGGCTGCGTGAAGAGGCGGAGCAGCGGCTCGATGAGGCGGAGCGGCGGATCGAGGACACGCGGCAGCGCGCCGAGGAGGCCGAATGGAGGCTGGCCGAGGCCCTGGCCGAGTTGGAGCGGTTCAGGCGCGAGCGCGGCTGA
- a CDS encoding CHAT domain-containing tetratricopeptide repeat protein, with product MATLCIRHVAASDPPQFEVAQPAGRSAQPVAVVSPAGFPVEGRPNSDLLGELQWYLEGFLDYPFSPETEHAERVLAALRAWGQQAFQALFARADAGGMLAAASGGRYHELLLQIWSDDPKVLAWPWEALRDLQGRALSPACRIERRLNWAQDPPPVPAELPREGVNILLVIARPYEADVRFRSIARPLVELIEKQGLPARVHVLRPPTLDRLREHLRERPNHYHVVHFDGHGSYGPREAPTGPHTYGAPEGRLIFEDDHGKQAPVTAEVLSNLLQEHHVPAMVLNACQSAKLDEKAEHRFASVATALINAGTRSVVAMSYSLYVSGAEQFLPAFYRRLFETGTFVEAARAGRQQMFSARGRVCACGRFDLEDWLVPVVYQQDTEALAFAAAAQPPASAPRRLPEEAIERENPYGFIGRDGALLELERALRRPAPAIVIHGLGGVGKTTLARGLVAWLNATEGLGDDECRWLSFHDIRSAEYVFNQLGGPVLGDAFLALRDMEQKIEALVRFYKKHRFLLVWDNFEVVAGSPESPTTSTMSEGDRQHLRSFLQRLRGAPTKVLITSRSEEAWLGPEQRRKISIGGLHGEERWAYCEAILADLGISVDRTDKDLVALMDLLGGHPLAMRAILPRLEGARAGEIAKALRSNLAALGEGGDEALKKLHATLRFVEAGLPEDLRPLLFPLGLHERYVDGDYLAAMALRVDVAWTRERIDMFLGTLVHAGLLRDVGQAAYEMHPALTGFLRSGAASTMADPSRDGWRRAFVEVMGRLADALAPLELHEQRVTFHVHSVNFYSALVEAERLGTIADQAALTQSLAAYARNARSFAEAEQLFQRLAELHRDSGHSAGEAVAYHQLGMVAQERRDFAAAEGWYRKSLAIFEKLGDEHGAAGTYHQLGTIAEEHRDFAAAEGWYRKSLAIFEKHGNEHGAAGTYHHLGIVAQERRDFAAAEGWYRKSLAIKEKHGDEHRAASTYHQLGIVAEERRDFAAAEGWYRKSLAIKEKHDNEHHAASTCHHLGMVAEERRDFAAAEGWYRKSLAIFEKHGDEHGAASTYHHLGIVAQERRDFAAAEGWYRKSLAIEEKQGNEHGAASTYGQLGIIAGLQSSFQEAGRWLIRSIQTFAMCHDPENAGKALSIFRRIYDRAPATEQATLKQIWEASGLGELPPPPDPSS from the coding sequence ATGGCGACGCTGTGCATCCGGCATGTCGCGGCAAGCGATCCGCCGCAGTTCGAGGTCGCGCAGCCCGCTGGGCGCTCGGCGCAACCCGTTGCGGTGGTCTCGCCGGCGGGGTTTCCGGTGGAGGGACGGCCGAACAGCGATCTCCTCGGGGAGCTGCAATGGTACCTTGAGGGCTTCCTCGACTATCCGTTCTCGCCGGAGACGGAGCACGCGGAGCGGGTCCTCGCGGCGCTTCGCGCGTGGGGCCAGCAGGCGTTCCAGGCGCTGTTCGCTCGCGCCGATGCGGGCGGGATGCTCGCCGCGGCGTCAGGGGGGAGATATCACGAGTTGCTGCTCCAGATCTGGAGCGACGACCCGAAGGTGCTCGCCTGGCCCTGGGAGGCGCTCCGGGATCTGCAGGGCCGCGCGCTGTCGCCGGCGTGTCGGATCGAGCGACGGCTCAACTGGGCTCAGGATCCGCCCCCGGTGCCGGCAGAGCTGCCGAGGGAAGGCGTGAACATCCTGCTGGTGATCGCCCGGCCCTACGAGGCGGACGTCCGGTTTCGATCGATCGCCCGGCCGCTGGTGGAGCTGATCGAGAAGCAGGGCCTGCCGGCGCGCGTGCATGTGCTCCGGCCGCCGACGCTGGATCGGCTCCGGGAGCACCTGCGGGAGCGGCCCAACCACTACCATGTTGTGCACTTCGATGGGCACGGGTCCTATGGCCCTCGGGAGGCGCCGACGGGCCCGCACACCTACGGAGCGCCGGAGGGGCGGCTGATCTTCGAGGACGATCACGGGAAGCAGGCGCCGGTCACGGCGGAGGTGCTCAGCAACCTGCTCCAGGAGCACCACGTCCCGGCGATGGTCCTGAACGCATGCCAGTCCGCGAAGCTGGATGAGAAGGCGGAGCATCGGTTCGCGTCCGTGGCGACCGCGCTGATCAACGCGGGGACGCGCAGCGTGGTGGCGATGTCCTACTCGCTGTACGTGAGCGGGGCAGAGCAATTCCTCCCCGCGTTCTACCGGCGGCTGTTCGAGACGGGCACGTTCGTCGAAGCCGCCCGCGCCGGGCGCCAGCAGATGTTCTCCGCTCGGGGGCGCGTCTGCGCGTGCGGGCGATTCGACCTCGAGGACTGGCTCGTGCCGGTCGTCTACCAGCAGGACACCGAAGCGCTGGCCTTCGCTGCGGCGGCCCAGCCGCCGGCATCGGCGCCGAGGCGCCTCCCCGAGGAGGCGATCGAAAGAGAGAACCCGTATGGGTTCATCGGGCGCGACGGGGCGCTCCTCGAGCTCGAGCGCGCGCTCCGGCGTCCGGCGCCGGCCATCGTGATCCACGGGCTGGGCGGGGTCGGCAAGACGACGCTGGCGCGCGGCCTTGTCGCATGGCTCAACGCGACCGAGGGGCTCGGCGACGACGAGTGCCGCTGGCTCTCGTTCCATGACATCCGGAGCGCCGAGTATGTATTCAACCAGCTTGGCGGACCTGTCCTTGGCGACGCGTTCCTTGCCTTGCGCGACATGGAGCAGAAGATCGAGGCGCTGGTCCGGTTTTACAAGAAGCACCGCTTCCTCCTCGTGTGGGATAACTTCGAGGTGGTCGCCGGCTCTCCGGAGTCCCCGACCACGTCCACGATGTCGGAGGGCGATCGGCAGCATCTGCGATCATTCCTGCAGCGGCTCCGCGGGGCGCCGACCAAGGTGCTGATCACGAGCCGGAGCGAGGAGGCGTGGTTGGGGCCGGAGCAGCGGCGGAAGATCTCGATCGGCGGGCTGCACGGGGAGGAGCGGTGGGCTTACTGCGAGGCCATCCTGGCGGATCTTGGGATCTCGGTCGACCGGACGGACAAGGATCTGGTCGCGCTGATGGACCTGCTCGGAGGGCATCCGCTCGCGATGCGGGCGATCCTGCCGCGGCTCGAGGGAGCGAGAGCCGGGGAGATCGCCAAGGCGCTCCGATCGAACCTGGCGGCGCTGGGGGAGGGAGGGGACGAGGCGTTGAAGAAGCTCCACGCCACGCTGCGGTTCGTGGAGGCAGGATTGCCGGAGGACCTGAGGCCCCTCCTCTTCCCGCTCGGGCTGCATGAGCGGTACGTGGACGGCGACTACCTCGCCGCCATGGCGTTGCGGGTGGATGTTGCCTGGACGAGGGAGCGGATCGACATGTTCCTCGGCACGCTGGTCCACGCGGGGCTGCTCCGCGACGTCGGACAGGCAGCGTATGAGATGCATCCGGCGCTCACCGGGTTCTTGCGATCGGGAGCGGCGTCCACGATGGCCGATCCGTCACGCGACGGATGGCGCCGCGCCTTCGTGGAGGTGATGGGCAGGCTGGCTGATGCGCTGGCTCCTCTGGAGCTGCATGAGCAGCGTGTGACCTTCCATGTCCATTCCGTCAATTTCTATAGCGCCTTGGTGGAAGCAGAGCGACTTGGTACGATTGCAGATCAGGCGGCCCTGACGCAAAGCCTTGCAGCGTATGCACGAAATGCGCGAAGCTTCGCGGAGGCCGAGCAGCTCTTCCAGCGGCTCGCAGAGCTTCATAGAGATTCCGGACACAGTGCGGGCGAAGCGGTGGCGTATCACCAGCTCGGGATGGTCGCGCAGGAGCGCCGGGACTTTGCGGCGGCCGAGGGATGGTATCGCAAGTCGCTCGCCATCTTCGAGAAGCTGGGCGACGAGCACGGTGCGGCGGGCACATATCACCAGCTCGGGACCATCGCGGAGGAGCACCGGGACTTTGCGGCGGCCGAGGGATGGTATCGCAAGTCGCTCGCCATCTTCGAGAAGCACGGCAACGAGCACGGTGCGGCGGGCACATATCACCATCTCGGGATCGTCGCGCAGGAGCGCCGGGACTTTGCGGCGGCCGAGGGATGGTATCGCAAGTCGCTCGCGATCAAAGAGAAGCACGGTGACGAGCACCGCGCGGCGAGCACGTATCACCAGCTCGGGATCGTCGCGGAGGAGCGCCGGGACTTTGCGGCGGCCGAGGGATGGTATCGCAAGTCGCTCGCGATCAAGGAGAAGCACGACAACGAGCACCATGCGGCGAGCACATGTCACCATCTCGGGATGGTCGCGGAGGAGCGCCGGGACTTTGCGGCGGCCGAGGGATGGTATCGCAAGTCGCTCGCTATCTTCGAGAAGCACGGCGACGAGCACGGTGCGGCGAGCACATATCACCATCTCGGGATCGTCGCGCAGGAGCGCCGGGACTTTGCGGCGGCCGAGGGATGGTATCGCAAGTCGCTCGCGATCGAGGAGAAGCAGGGCAACGAGCACGGTGCGGCGAGCACCTATGGCCAACTCGGGATCATTGCGGGTCTCCAGAGCAGCTTTCAGGAGGCCGGTCGATGGCTGATAAGGTCCATCCAGACGTTCGCCATGTGCCACGACCCTGAAAATGCTGGCAAGGCTCTGTCGATATTCCGACGCATCTACGACCGTGCCCCCGCCACCGAGCAGGCAACCCTGAAGCAAATCTGGGAGGCTAGCGGCCTGGGTGAGCTTCCACCTCCTCCTGACCCCTCCTCGTGA
- a CDS encoding lysylphosphatidylglycerol synthase domain-containing protein yields the protein MAPLPPARAAEECAGGDPRPAPGGGARVDAPPPAAPDAPAARRARRKALLHAALGGLGLAALAALIRHVGAAEMLAAVTRAAPFVPFLIALEAARVGCEALATGILCAPRRIPAAELLRIHAVTYPVITLMPAGRPAGEAVKAALLSPHVGAPRAAAIATANQSLALLSSAPLSLLAAIALFHLGGGASPLALGVLAHAALLVASGLGVAFAARQRTASAWITRRFARAGQLAAAFQEAVHERPPVPAWPFAACLAGRALQAVQYGVLLAVVGAESGPLRALAAYGVGAAGTAAGDLIPGQVGATDGAFALAASLLGLTESSAIAISLLVHLLQAAFALAGIAAALVWRRSPPAP from the coding sequence ATGGCTCCCTTGCCTCCGGCCCGAGCGGCAGAGGAATGCGCCGGCGGCGATCCCAGGCCCGCGCCCGGCGGCGGGGCGCGCGTCGATGCCCCGCCGCCCGCCGCCCCGGACGCGCCCGCCGCCCGCCGCGCGCGGCGAAAGGCGCTGCTCCACGCGGCGCTCGGCGGCCTCGGCCTGGCCGCCCTGGCCGCGCTCATCCGCCACGTCGGCGCGGCGGAGATGCTCGCCGCGGTGACCCGCGCCGCGCCGTTCGTGCCTTTCCTGATCGCGCTGGAGGCGGCGCGCGTCGGCTGCGAGGCGCTCGCGACCGGCATTCTCTGCGCGCCGCGGCGCATCCCGGCCGCGGAGCTCCTTCGCATCCACGCCGTCACCTACCCCGTCATCACGCTGATGCCGGCCGGCCGCCCAGCGGGCGAGGCGGTCAAGGCCGCGCTGCTCTCCCCTCACGTCGGCGCCCCGCGCGCGGCCGCGATCGCCACGGCGAACCAGTCGCTCGCGCTCCTGTCCTCGGCCCCGCTGTCGCTCCTCGCGGCCATCGCCCTCTTCCACCTCGGCGGCGGCGCCTCCCCGCTCGCCCTCGGCGTGCTCGCGCACGCCGCCCTCCTCGTCGCGAGCGGCCTCGGCGTCGCCTTCGCCGCGCGGCAGCGCACCGCCTCGGCGTGGATCACCCGGCGGTTCGCCCGGGCCGGCCAGCTCGCCGCCGCCTTCCAGGAGGCCGTCCACGAGCGCCCGCCCGTCCCGGCCTGGCCGTTCGCCGCCTGCCTTGCGGGCCGCGCGCTCCAGGCAGTGCAGTACGGCGTGCTGCTCGCCGTCGTCGGCGCCGAGAGCGGCCCCCTCCGCGCGCTCGCCGCGTACGGCGTGGGCGCCGCCGGCACGGCGGCCGGCGACCTCATCCCGGGTCAGGTCGGCGCCACGGATGGGGCCTTCGCGCTCGCCGCCTCGCTGCTCGGCCTCACCGAGAGCTCCGCCATCGCGATCTCGCTGCTCGTCCACCTCCTCCAGGCGGCCTTCGCGCTCGCAGGGATCGCCGCCGCGCTCGTGTGGCGCCGCAGCCCCCCGGCGCCCTGA
- a CDS encoding inositol monophosphatase family protein, which yields MPIPDVARVGAFLEEVASEHMLPFWRRLAPGDVTSKATVADPGDVVTTVDLAVERRLTEGLRALLPGSAMVGEEAAHADPRVLDALGGDGWIWLVDPLDGTRNFVEGNDRFGIMVTLVRAARARAAWIHLPARGQTFFAEQGAGAFLNGARLRADPAASAEELAGTIYARYMPSEVRATVEARARGRLPVTSDAGDASNAGSACVDYTSVARGEKDFYVYYRVLPWDHAPGSLILREVNGVVEHLDGTSYAVTSESRVTIVARTRDIAERVRRVLCAGGDGHGDGSCPSEGEGLPGVSVLEQKR from the coding sequence ATGCCGATCCCCGACGTGGCCCGCGTGGGCGCCTTCCTGGAGGAGGTCGCGAGCGAGCACATGCTGCCGTTCTGGCGCCGCCTGGCGCCGGGCGACGTGACGTCGAAGGCGACGGTCGCTGACCCCGGCGACGTCGTGACGACGGTGGATCTCGCGGTGGAGCGGCGCCTGACCGAGGGCCTGCGCGCGCTCCTGCCGGGGTCGGCGATGGTCGGCGAGGAGGCGGCTCACGCCGACCCGCGGGTGCTCGACGCGCTCGGCGGCGACGGCTGGATCTGGCTCGTCGATCCGCTCGACGGGACGCGCAATTTCGTCGAAGGCAACGACCGCTTCGGGATCATGGTGACGCTGGTGAGGGCCGCCAGGGCGCGCGCGGCCTGGATCCACCTGCCGGCGCGGGGGCAGACGTTCTTCGCGGAGCAGGGGGCTGGCGCCTTTCTGAACGGCGCGCGCCTCCGCGCCGATCCTGCGGCCAGCGCGGAGGAGCTGGCGGGCACGATCTACGCGCGGTACATGCCGAGCGAGGTGCGCGCGACGGTGGAGGCCCGCGCGCGGGGCCGGCTGCCGGTCACGAGCGACGCGGGCGACGCGAGCAACGCGGGCAGCGCGTGCGTCGACTACACGAGCGTCGCGCGAGGCGAGAAGGACTTCTACGTCTACTATCGCGTGCTGCCCTGGGACCACGCCCCAGGATCCCTGATCCTCCGCGAGGTGAACGGCGTTGTCGAGCACCTCGACGGGACGAGCTATGCGGTGACCAGCGAGAGCCGGGTGACGATCGTCGCCCGGACCCGGGACATCGCCGAACGGGTCCGGCGGGTGCTCTGCGCCGGAGGCGACGGCCACGGCGACGGGTCATGCCCGTCCGAAGGCGAAGGCCTGCCAGGCGTCAGCGTGCTCGAGCAAAAACGTTGA
- the rarD gene encoding EamA family transporter RarD gives MRTPEDARDSPREAAWGVAYGIAAYSSWGVVPVFWKQLRHVGAVELLAHRTVWSLLSFVALTLAAGQGRALGAALRDRRVVAAMAVTGALVSANWVLFIYAVAVGRVLDASLGYFINPLLSVLLGMLFLRERLRPAQWLALGLAASGVVYLAVRAGSIPWIALGLASTFAVYGLLRKVVAVGSLPGSTLETSFIAPLGAAYLAALHAEGAGAAGHADLRTHVLLAATGIITALPLVWFTNAARRLSLTTVGFLQYLAPSGQFLLAVLVYGEPFTAAQAVSFAFIWTGLAVFSADAVLRARRTGRTSPS, from the coding sequence ATGCGCACGCCCGAAGATGCTCGCGACAGCCCCCGGGAGGCCGCGTGGGGCGTGGCCTACGGGATCGCGGCCTACAGCTCCTGGGGCGTCGTCCCTGTCTTCTGGAAGCAGCTCCGTCACGTCGGCGCGGTCGAGCTCCTGGCCCATCGCACCGTGTGGAGCCTGCTCTCGTTCGTGGCGCTCACGCTGGCCGCGGGGCAGGGCCGCGCGCTCGGCGCGGCCCTGCGCGACCGGCGCGTCGTCGCGGCGATGGCGGTGACCGGCGCGCTCGTGTCGGCGAACTGGGTCCTCTTCATCTACGCCGTCGCGGTGGGGCGCGTGCTCGACGCCAGCCTCGGCTACTTCATCAACCCGCTGCTCAGCGTGCTCCTCGGCATGCTCTTCCTGCGCGAGCGGCTGCGGCCCGCCCAGTGGCTCGCGCTCGGCCTCGCCGCCTCGGGCGTCGTGTACCTGGCGGTGCGCGCCGGCTCGATCCCCTGGATCGCCCTGGGCCTGGCGAGCACGTTCGCGGTGTACGGCCTGCTGCGGAAGGTCGTCGCCGTCGGCTCGCTCCCCGGCTCCACCCTGGAGACGTCGTTCATCGCCCCGCTCGGCGCGGCCTACCTGGCCGCCCTCCACGCCGAGGGCGCCGGCGCCGCGGGCCACGCCGATCTGCGGACCCACGTTCTCCTCGCCGCGACGGGCATCATCACGGCCCTGCCGCTCGTCTGGTTCACGAACGCGGCGCGCCGCCTGTCGCTGACCACCGTCGGCTTCCTCCAGTACCTCGCGCCGAGCGGCCAGTTCCTGCTGGCCGTGCTGGTCTATGGCGAGCCGTTCACGGCGGCCCAGGCCGTGAGCTTCGCCTTCATCTGGACCGGGCTCGCGGTGTTCAGCGCCGACGCCGTGCTGCGCGCGCGCCGTACGGGAAGGACGAGCCCATCCTGA
- a CDS encoding thioredoxin family protein produces MSTKAVREIDEASFDAEVLEAGVPVLVELTAQWCPPCRALAPILHKLAEEGAGRLKVVAVDGDRCPAIARRLGIRAFPTVVAFAGGKEVARHVGLTTKDKLLRLIEGSGLPGGAGRDRAPSPP; encoded by the coding sequence ATGTCCACGAAGGCTGTCCGCGAGATCGATGAGGCGAGCTTCGACGCCGAGGTGCTGGAGGCCGGGGTGCCCGTCCTCGTCGAGCTCACCGCGCAGTGGTGCCCCCCGTGCCGCGCCCTCGCGCCCATCCTGCACAAGCTGGCGGAGGAAGGCGCGGGGCGCCTGAAGGTGGTGGCGGTCGACGGCGATCGGTGCCCGGCGATCGCCCGCCGCCTCGGCATCCGCGCGTTTCCGACCGTCGTCGCGTTCGCCGGGGGCAAGGAGGTGGCCCGTCACGTGGGGCTGACCACGAAGGACAAGCTCCTCCGGCTGATCGAAGGGAGCGGGCTCCCCGGCGGGGCGGGGAGGGACCGGGCGCCCTCGCCGCCGTGA